One Streptosporangium sp. NBC_01495 DNA window includes the following coding sequences:
- a CDS encoding ISAs1 family transposase, which yields MEYERARLLLIFQVSNPKIVAGVALVSPSSLTGSPLVPALDQLADLALWEAELTADPVMVESALMRRLAAVPDRRSGCGLRHPLVVILTLTACATLVVGSDSIAAIRQWAARTSPAVLERLGAYLDPFTGLFVVPSEKTFRRVLADLDADALDAAISGYVADVVRRQAPRPQIPHAPGPVEREQRRATQRQRTHPALDGLLPGAALDGKALRGARTIDGGRVFLVGAISHEHGVILGQCQVAGKRGEGPAARALLPRLEVAGMVLTLDALHTTKATARLITQQLGAHYILILKGNQPLARAAAQALLTGPDADWTDTTSIDDDHGHGRTERRTIRTAPADDSLFPGARQAFRLRRDLGGLDGVWTSKEIVYGITSLPAEAAGPAHLNHYERAHWGVENRLNWVRDVTFREDHSQVRTGTAPRALAGFRNLAISTARLADRANIAHARRDLLDHHDAFAVHNIGSTNGKQT from the coding sequence ATGGAGTACGAAAGAGCGCGACTTCTGCTGATCTTTCAGGTCTCGAATCCGAAGATCGTCGCAGGAGTCGCGCTCGTGTCCCCATCTTCCCTGACCGGCTCTCCTCTCGTCCCTGCTCTTGACCAGCTCGCTGACCTGGCGTTGTGGGAAGCCGAGCTGACGGCTGATCCGGTCATGGTGGAATCGGCGTTGATGCGCCGGTTGGCGGCCGTGCCCGATCGCCGCTCGGGCTGCGGCTTGCGGCATCCGCTGGTGGTCATCTTGACGTTGACCGCATGCGCGACGCTCGTGGTCGGCAGCGACAGCATCGCGGCGATCCGGCAGTGGGCCGCCCGCACCTCGCCAGCCGTGCTGGAGCGGCTGGGCGCCTACCTCGATCCGTTCACCGGCCTGTTCGTTGTGCCCAGCGAGAAGACCTTCCGCCGCGTCCTGGCCGACCTGGACGCCGACGCGCTGGACGCGGCGATCAGCGGCTATGTGGCCGACGTGGTCCGCCGGCAGGCACCCAGGCCGCAGATACCCCACGCCCCTGGGCCCGTCGAGCGAGAACAGCGGCGCGCAACTCAGCGGCAGCGCACGCATCCCGCCCTGGACGGGCTGCTGCCCGGCGCCGCTCTCGATGGCAAGGCGCTGCGCGGCGCCCGGACGATCGATGGCGGCCGGGTCTTCCTGGTCGGGGCGATCAGCCACGAACACGGCGTGATCCTGGGCCAGTGCCAGGTCGCCGGCAAGCGGGGTGAAGGGCCGGCCGCCCGAGCCCTGCTGCCGCGGCTGGAGGTGGCCGGGATGGTGTTGACCCTGGACGCGCTGCACACCACCAAGGCCACCGCCCGCCTGATCACCCAGCAGCTGGGCGCCCACTACATCCTCATCTTGAAAGGTAACCAGCCGCTGGCCCGCGCTGCCGCCCAAGCCCTGCTGACCGGCCCGGATGCCGACTGGACCGACACCACCTCCATCGACGACGATCACGGGCACGGCCGCACCGAACGCCGCACCATCCGCACCGCCCCCGCCGATGACTCCCTGTTTCCCGGCGCCCGGCAAGCCTTCCGTCTCCGCCGCGACCTCGGCGGCCTGGACGGAGTGTGGACCAGCAAGGAAATCGTGTACGGCATCACCAGCCTGCCCGCCGAAGCGGCCGGACCCGCTCATCTCAACCACTACGAACGCGCGCACTGGGGAGTGGAAAACCGGCTCAACTGGGTCCGCGACGTGACATTCCGCGAGGATCACTCCCAGGTCAGGACAGGGACCGCGCCCAGAGCCCTGGCCGGCTTCAGAAACCTGGCGATCAGCACCGCCCGACTGGCAGATCGCGCCAACATCGCCCACGCGCGCCGCGATCTCCTCGACCATCACGACGCCTTCGCCGTCCACAACATCGGATCAACCAACGGAAAGCAGACTTAA
- the trpA gene encoding tryptophan synthase subunit alpha — protein MFPRPPGLAVFLNAGDPPFDVLEDIADMLDDHEVDVLELGVPFPDSISDGPVIRRSADRALAAGTDLQDALAFVERSRSRHRHLRVVVLADWAHTVRPRSMAQVVTAIAESGAAGALLHGAPPRVRPEFYDRAGAAGLPVVTTCYASSPPGVVAEAGAHASAYVYLVTHYGASGAGPAPDPGALRAPIDALRALTDAPIAAGFGVRTAADVERVHAAGADAAVVGSTVVACAEASFTGGGDVVADLAALVTNLRPNHHPRSLRPVPHP, from the coding sequence ATGTTTCCCCGCCCGCCGGGCCTGGCCGTGTTCCTCAATGCGGGCGACCCGCCGTTCGACGTGCTCGAGGACATCGCCGACATGCTGGACGACCACGAGGTCGACGTCCTGGAGCTGGGGGTGCCGTTCCCCGACTCGATCAGCGACGGGCCGGTGATCCGCCGGTCCGCCGACCGGGCACTCGCGGCCGGGACCGATCTCCAGGACGCTCTCGCCTTCGTCGAGCGCTCCCGGAGCCGGCACCGCCACCTGCGGGTGGTCGTCCTCGCCGACTGGGCGCACACGGTCCGTCCCCGCTCGATGGCGCAGGTCGTCACGGCCATCGCCGAATCCGGGGCGGCCGGGGCGCTGCTCCACGGCGCACCGCCCCGGGTCCGCCCGGAGTTCTACGACCGGGCCGGCGCCGCCGGGCTGCCCGTCGTCACCACGTGCTACGCGTCCTCGCCCCCCGGGGTCGTGGCCGAGGCGGGGGCCCACGCCTCGGCCTACGTGTACCTGGTGACGCACTACGGCGCCAGCGGCGCCGGCCCGGCGCCCGACCCGGGGGCGCTCCGCGCCCCCATCGACGCCCTGCGGGCCCTGACCGACGCGCCGATCGCGGCCGGCTTCGGGGTGCGCACGGCGGCCGACGTCGAGCGGGTGCACGCGGCCGGTGCTGACGCCGCCGTCGTCGGCAGCACCGTCGTCGCCTGCGCCGAGGCGTCGTTCACCGGCGGTGGCGACGTCGTCGCCGACCTCGCCGCCCTCGTCACCAACCTCCGTCCCAACCACCATCCCCGGTCCCTCCGACCGGTTCCCCACCCCTGA
- a CDS encoding helix-turn-helix domain-containing protein produces the protein MTRLYELPAGKRLDWREAVAQSVISIGGPGPGPGPEADDLWAEMSLVDLGITRLSRVRCTSFETRRAQHRIRQSGPGMYQLSLTLRARPGAQQQDHEADLGSAELLLYDTSRPFHAWTPVDGPGAPIPGGRSANLDDSLILQFPCEVLPVPRAEVERLLGVRLPAREGVGALLSGLLLQLVQQRDPFPPQEAVRISTVILDLLATLLTQDLDARAATSPNDPRGLMVMRVQAFIERNLGAANLSPSMIASAHHLSTRHLHRLFEEQDLSVGRWIRQRQLERCRRDLADPVLDTLPVRAVAARWGFGSESHFNRAFRAAYGIPPAAYRRSLRDSADTATAHWPVPLQRCVRVS, from the coding sequence ATGACACGGCTTTATGAATTGCCCGCCGGTAAGCGTCTCGACTGGCGGGAGGCGGTCGCGCAATCGGTGATCTCCATCGGCGGCCCCGGCCCCGGCCCCGGCCCCGAGGCCGACGACCTCTGGGCCGAGATGAGTCTCGTGGACCTCGGCATCACGCGACTGTCACGGGTGCGATGCACGTCATTCGAGACACGACGCGCCCAGCACCGGATCCGCCAGTCCGGCCCCGGCATGTACCAGCTCTCGCTGACCCTCAGAGCCCGGCCGGGAGCACAGCAGCAAGACCATGAAGCCGACCTCGGGTCGGCGGAACTGCTGCTGTACGACACCTCCCGGCCCTTCCACGCCTGGACGCCGGTCGACGGCCCCGGGGCGCCCATCCCGGGTGGACGTTCGGCGAACCTGGATGACAGCCTGATCCTGCAGTTTCCCTGTGAGGTCCTCCCGGTCCCCCGCGCCGAGGTCGAACGACTCCTGGGGGTACGGCTGCCGGCGCGGGAGGGAGTCGGCGCGCTGCTGTCCGGGCTTCTTCTCCAACTGGTCCAGCAACGTGATCCGTTCCCACCCCAGGAGGCCGTCCGGATCTCCACGGTCATCCTCGACCTCCTCGCGACCCTGCTGACCCAGGACCTCGACGCGCGTGCGGCAACGTCGCCGAACGATCCGCGAGGGCTCATGGTCATGCGCGTCCAGGCGTTCATCGAGCGGAACCTGGGAGCCGCGAACCTGTCCCCTTCGATGATCGCCTCCGCTCACCACCTCTCCACCCGGCACCTGCACAGGCTCTTCGAGGAGCAGGACCTCAGTGTCGGGCGCTGGATCCGGCAGCGCCAGCTCGAACGCTGCCGACGCGACCTGGCCGATCCCGTACTGGACACCCTGCCGGTCCGCGCCGTCGCCGCCCGCTGGGGCTTCGGCAGCGAATCACACTTCAACCGGGCATTCCGCGCCGCCTACGGCATACCCCCCGCGGCCTACCGGCGCAGCCTGCGAGATTCGGCGGACACGGCCACCGCGCACTGGCCGGTCCCGCTCCAAAGGTGTGTACGCGTGAGCTGA
- a CDS encoding AraC family transcriptional regulator, producing MDSLAGLLEGPRASGAFLLRIVLDPPWSIRVQDGSPLCLAVMLSGEAYFEPDHGKPVRLRPGDVAIVRGPDPYMMSDDPATPPQVIVHPGQQCLTLEGVELREQMALGVRTWGSAPDGSVQMLLGVYEEVGAVGQRLLDVLPPLLVVSADTWDSTLIPVLASEVTKQGPAQGVVLDRLLDLLLISVLRVWFDRPETEAPAWYRAHTHPVAGEALRLFHEAPANDWTLARVAAEVGVSRATLAESFRNAVGTPPMTYLTEWRLALAADLLRQSDATLNAVARQVGYGSGFALSSAFKRVYGISPQAHRSTAPAQ from the coding sequence GTGGACTCACTCGCAGGGTTACTCGAGGGACCGCGGGCCAGCGGTGCCTTCCTCCTCCGCATCGTACTGGACCCCCCATGGTCGATCCGGGTCCAGGATGGGTCGCCGCTGTGCCTCGCCGTCATGCTCAGCGGCGAAGCGTACTTCGAGCCCGACCACGGCAAACCGGTGCGGCTGCGCCCGGGCGACGTCGCCATCGTCCGCGGGCCGGACCCCTACATGATGAGCGACGACCCGGCGACCCCGCCGCAGGTCATCGTGCACCCCGGCCAGCAGTGCCTCACGCTCGAGGGCGTCGAGCTGCGCGAGCAAATGGCACTGGGGGTGCGCACGTGGGGCAGCGCCCCCGACGGGTCGGTGCAGATGCTGCTCGGCGTGTACGAGGAGGTCGGCGCCGTCGGCCAGCGCCTGCTCGACGTGCTGCCGCCGCTGCTGGTCGTGTCCGCGGACACGTGGGACTCGACGCTCATCCCGGTGCTGGCCAGTGAGGTCACCAAACAGGGGCCGGCCCAGGGTGTCGTGCTCGACCGCCTGCTCGACCTGCTGCTCATCTCGGTGCTGCGGGTGTGGTTCGACCGGCCCGAGACCGAGGCCCCGGCCTGGTACCGGGCCCACACCCACCCGGTGGCCGGCGAGGCGCTGCGCCTGTTCCACGAGGCCCCGGCGAACGACTGGACGCTGGCGCGGGTCGCCGCCGAGGTCGGCGTGTCACGGGCGACGCTGGCCGAGTCCTTCCGCAACGCCGTCGGCACGCCGCCGATGACCTACCTGACCGAGTGGCGCCTGGCCCTCGCCGCCGACCTGCTGCGCCAGTCCGACGCCACGCTGAACGCCGTCGCCCGGCAGGTCGGCTACGGCAGCGGGTTCGCCCTCAGCTCGGCGTTCAAGCGGGTGTACGGCATCAGCCCGCAGGCGCATCGCAGCACCGCGCCGGCACAGTGA
- a CDS encoding AMP-binding protein — protein MKPTQLWTSFARQVDARPDATALVARGRHTSYGELADLVADASARLDLLDTTGGEPIGVPATKTPRTIAMVLACLRAGLPVVLPSATLPAATLQRLLARAGCRHVVSADDVGPARAGAAPAPAPAIPVNPDDTAFVLTTSGSTGLPKLVPLTAGAVERFADWAAARFDLGPESSVLNYAPLNFDLCFLDVWATLHHGGRVVLVDPDAATNGRHLLDTIDDNAVTVVQAVPMAHQLLVDAAGDPARQLTSVRHVLFTGDHMPARCLARLPAVFPGSRFYNVYGCTETNDSFLHEVDRDALPTDGVPLGTPLPGVDAVVLDDDGAVVTGPGRGELVVATPFQSAGYLGADPAAPGPFVDAPAGRPPGAATRFYRTGDVVRRDGDGVLHLEGRNDFQVKVRGTRVNTAVVEQVLLDHDEVAEAVVLAVPDPVAGHLLHAVLRRVPGATVKTLGLRRHCAQHLPTAAIPSTLHLSESPLPRTSTGKVDRQSLGQSLGQTPRSPHPEVTVARKETAR, from the coding sequence ATGAAACCTACTCAGCTCTGGACGTCGTTCGCCCGGCAGGTCGACGCCCGCCCCGACGCCACGGCTCTCGTGGCGAGGGGCAGGCACACCTCCTACGGCGAACTTGCCGACCTCGTGGCCGACGCGTCGGCCCGCCTCGACCTACTCGACACGACCGGCGGCGAGCCGATCGGCGTGCCCGCCACGAAGACACCCCGGACCATCGCCATGGTGCTGGCGTGCCTGAGGGCGGGCCTCCCGGTGGTGCTTCCCTCGGCCACCCTGCCCGCCGCCACCCTGCAACGCCTCCTGGCCCGGGCCGGGTGCCGCCACGTCGTCAGCGCCGACGACGTCGGCCCCGCCCGAGCCGGTGCCGCGCCGGCCCCGGCTCCCGCCATCCCCGTGAACCCCGACGACACCGCCTTCGTGCTCACGACGTCGGGGTCCACGGGCCTCCCCAAGTTGGTGCCGCTCACCGCGGGCGCGGTCGAGCGTTTCGCCGACTGGGCCGCCGCCCGGTTCGATCTGGGCCCCGAGTCCTCGGTTCTCAACTACGCCCCGCTGAACTTCGACCTCTGCTTCCTCGACGTCTGGGCCACGCTCCACCACGGTGGCCGGGTCGTCCTCGTCGACCCGGACGCCGCCACCAACGGGCGCCACCTGCTCGACACCATCGACGACAACGCCGTGACGGTCGTGCAGGCCGTGCCGATGGCCCACCAGCTGCTGGTCGACGCCGCCGGCGATCCGGCCCGGCAGCTCACGTCGGTCCGTCACGTCCTCTTCACCGGCGACCACATGCCCGCTCGCTGCCTGGCCCGGCTGCCCGCCGTGTTCCCCGGCAGCCGCTTCTACAACGTCTACGGCTGCACCGAGACGAACGACAGCTTCCTGCACGAGGTGGACCGGGACGCGCTGCCGACCGACGGCGTCCCGCTCGGCACGCCGCTGCCCGGCGTCGACGCGGTCGTCCTCGACGATGACGGCGCCGTGGTCACGGGGCCGGGGCGGGGCGAGCTGGTCGTCGCCACGCCGTTCCAGTCCGCCGGCTACCTCGGTGCCGACCCGGCGGCGCCCGGTCCGTTCGTGGACGCCCCCGCGGGCCGTCCGCCGGGCGCCGCCACCCGCTTCTACCGGACCGGCGACGTCGTGCGCCGCGACGGCGACGGCGTCCTTCACCTCGAGGGGCGCAACGACTTCCAGGTCAAGGTGCGTGGCACCCGGGTGAACACCGCGGTGGTCGAGCAGGTGCTGCTCGACCACGACGAGGTCGCCGAGGCCGTGGTCCTCGCCGTCCCCGACCCCGTCGCCGGCCACCTGCTGCACGCGGTCCTGCGCCGGGTGCCGGGGGCGACCGTCAAGACGCTCGGCCTCCGCCGGCACTGCGCCCAGCACCTGCCTACGGCGGCCATCCCGTCGACCCTCCACCTGTCCGAGAGCCCCTTGCCCCGCACGTCCACCGGCAAGGTCGACCGCCAGTCCCTCGGCCAGTCCCTCGGCCAGACCCCCAGGTCCCCTCACCCCGAGGTGACCGTCGCCAGAAAGGAAACAGCACGATGA
- a CDS encoding phosphopantetheine-binding protein has translation MKHEVLIKSFLIKEFMPDVEASELATDYDLLANGVVDSLGLLKLIAWIETEFDITVDDAALDPDNFRTIDAIDAFVARVSVPVEAS, from the coding sequence ATGAAGCACGAGGTCCTCATCAAGAGCTTCCTGATCAAGGAGTTCATGCCCGACGTCGAGGCGTCGGAGCTCGCCACCGATTACGACCTGCTCGCCAACGGCGTGGTCGACAGCCTCGGGCTGCTCAAGCTCATCGCCTGGATCGAGACCGAGTTCGACATCACCGTCGACGACGCGGCCCTCGACCCGGACAACTTCCGCACGATCGACGCCATCGACGCCTTCGTGGCGCGGGTGTCGGTCCCGGTCGAGGCGAGCTGA
- a CDS encoding VOC family protein, with amino-acid sequence MTDAQPTQTEIPADIADIPTDLTAPPVPPGTFLLELVPVPVKDIDRAKAFYADRLGFQVDVDVRPAEGVRIVQLTPPGSACSITLTEGVPSLDMPVGTLRGLHLVVSDIEEARTALLDRGADVGPVEDLGGVYYAAFADPDGNTWTLQHMPWRA; translated from the coding sequence ATGACCGACGCCCAGCCCACGCAGACCGAGATCCCGGCCGACATCGCCGATATCCCGACCGACCTCACCGCACCGCCCGTCCCTCCCGGCACGTTTCTCCTCGAACTCGTCCCGGTGCCCGTCAAGGACATCGACCGGGCCAAAGCCTTCTACGCCGACCGCCTCGGCTTCCAGGTGGACGTCGACGTGCGGCCCGCGGAGGGGGTGCGAATCGTCCAGCTCACCCCGCCGGGCTCGGCCTGCTCGATCACCCTGACCGAGGGCGTCCCGTCCCTCGACATGCCGGTCGGCACGCTGCGCGGCCTGCACCTGGTGGTGAGCGACATCGAGGAGGCCCGTACGGCACTCCTCGACCGCGGTGCGGACGTGGGGCCCGTTGAGGACCTGGGCGGTGTCTACTACGCCGCCTTCGCCGACCCGGACGGCAACACCTGGACCCTCCAGCACATGCCCTGGCGTGCCTAG
- a CDS encoding DUF305 domain-containing protein — protein sequence MRKILFGSILVTVASVGITVAAAIEDRIPSVQPSYAPADPDKPSYAPADPDKQSTGWVDNMDSNSEFDYLAQMIAHDRETVAAAMQLRRSSAPEMRRLGERVVATQTAEIATMKAWLAKWYPGRSTMVGYQPMMRDLSKLSGDTLNKTFLKGMIPHHKVAVMMSQRLIRHGSLRHKGVAVFARKVRDTKHAEISQMQRQLATESKERPAGEPKERPTGLIMPVTQAVA from the coding sequence ATGAGGAAGATCCTGTTCGGATCAATCCTGGTGACCGTGGCGTCGGTGGGTATCACCGTGGCGGCTGCGATCGAGGATCGAATTCCGTCGGTCCAGCCGTCCTACGCTCCGGCGGACCCGGACAAGCCGTCCTACGCTCCGGCGGACCCGGACAAGCAGTCAACGGGCTGGGTGGACAACATGGACTCGAACAGTGAGTTCGACTACCTGGCGCAGATGATCGCTCATGATCGGGAGACCGTCGCCGCCGCGATGCAGCTTCGGCGTTCCAGCGCACCGGAAATGCGCCGATTGGGCGAGAGGGTCGTGGCCACGCAGACCGCTGAGATCGCGACGATGAAGGCGTGGCTGGCCAAGTGGTACCCGGGGCGCTCCACGATGGTCGGCTATCAGCCGATGATGCGTGATCTGTCGAAGCTGTCGGGTGACACGCTGAACAAGACGTTCTTGAAAGGCATGATCCCGCACCACAAGGTGGCGGTGATGATGTCCCAGCGACTGATCAGACACGGGTCCCTGCGGCACAAGGGGGTCGCGGTGTTCGCCCGCAAGGTGCGAGACACCAAGCATGCCGAGATATCCCAGATGCAGCGTCAGCTGGCGACCGAGTCGAAGGAGAGACCTGCCGGTGAGCCAAAGGAGAGGCCTACCGGCCTGATCATGCCGGTCACGCAAGCCGTGGCCTAG
- a CDS encoding SRPBCC family protein, whose amino-acid sequence MSRQEQAEGLTVRAVSDTDLVLTRTFAAPRRLVFDAFTRPELLRRWHGARGWHLVVCEIDLRPGGVWRFVSRGPEGAELGHGGVFHEVAAPGRLVQSEVHDGWEEGEALVTTVFDERDGRTAMTTTVRYPSREARDGVLRTPMKRGAGEAYDRLAEMLNETT is encoded by the coding sequence ATGTCACGGCAGGAGCAGGCCGAAGGTCTGACGGTGCGGGCGGTGTCCGACACCGACCTCGTGCTCACCAGGACGTTCGCCGCGCCCCGGCGGCTCGTTTTCGACGCGTTCACCCGGCCCGAGCTGCTCCGGCGATGGCACGGCGCGCGCGGCTGGCACCTCGTCGTCTGTGAGATCGACCTGCGTCCAGGCGGTGTCTGGCGCTTCGTGTCGCGCGGGCCGGAGGGTGCCGAACTGGGCCACGGCGGGGTGTTCCACGAGGTCGCCGCGCCCGGACGGCTGGTCCAGAGCGAGGTCCACGACGGCTGGGAGGAAGGGGAGGCCCTCGTCACCACCGTTTTCGATGAGCGGGACGGCCGGACCGCGATGACCACCACGGTGCGTTACCCCTCACGGGAGGCCCGCGACGGCGTGCTCCGTACCCCCATGAAACGCGGCGCGGGCGAGGCGTACGACCGTCTCGCCGAGATGCTCAACGAGACGACGTGA
- a CDS encoding SDR family oxidoreductase: protein MRGGGRAFAIQAELGVHGDATALWTAFDARIGRHAPGGGVDIIVNNAGIGRSTNLAALTEEGFDEVFAVNVRGPFFVVKEGLERLRDGGRIVNISSGAARLAMPEIIAYGSTKGALDTFTLNLAKELGPRGITANSVAPGIVDTDVNAGWLRGNARAEAHAASLAALGRVGRPEDIADIVAFLASDDARWVTGRVIDATGGAGL from the coding sequence GTGAGGGGGGGCGGCCGGGCCTTCGCGATCCAGGCGGAACTGGGCGTGCACGGCGACGCGACCGCGCTCTGGACCGCCTTCGACGCGCGGATCGGACGGCACGCGCCCGGCGGAGGCGTCGACATCATCGTGAACAACGCCGGCATCGGCCGCAGCACGAATCTGGCCGCGCTCACCGAGGAGGGTTTCGACGAGGTCTTCGCGGTGAACGTCCGGGGACCGTTCTTCGTCGTGAAGGAGGGGCTGGAGCGGCTGCGGGACGGCGGGCGGATCGTGAACATCTCCAGCGGCGCGGCCCGTCTCGCCATGCCGGAGATCATCGCCTACGGTTCCACCAAAGGCGCCCTGGACACCTTCACCCTCAACCTGGCCAAGGAACTGGGCCCGCGGGGCATCACGGCGAACTCGGTGGCCCCCGGCATCGTCGACACCGACGTCAACGCGGGATGGCTGCGCGGCAACGCGCGGGCCGAAGCCCACGCCGCGTCGCTGGCCGCGCTGGGCCGGGTCGGGCGGCCGGAGGACATCGCCGACATCGTGGCGTTCCTCGCCTCCGACGACGCCCGCTGGGTGACCGGAAGGGTGATCGACGCGACCGGCGGCGCCGGACTGTGA
- a CDS encoding ArsR/SmtB family transcription factor → MAADVLDATFAALADPTRRAILARLMEGEATVTELAAPFAMSQPAISKHLRVLERAGLISRGRDAQRRPRRLEAGPLRDAMDWLANYRSYWEESYQRLDDLLGELGTGEANPAEREPPWPGGANPAERESP, encoded by the coding sequence GTGGCTGCCGACGTTCTCGACGCGACGTTCGCCGCGCTGGCCGACCCGACCCGGCGAGCGATTCTGGCCCGGCTGATGGAGGGCGAGGCCACGGTGACCGAGCTGGCCGCGCCGTTCGCGATGAGCCAGCCGGCCATCTCCAAGCACCTGCGGGTACTGGAGCGCGCCGGGCTGATCTCTCGCGGACGCGACGCGCAGCGCAGGCCCCGCAGGCTGGAGGCCGGCCCGCTCAGGGACGCCATGGACTGGCTGGCGAACTACCGCTCCTACTGGGAGGAGAGCTACCAGAGGCTGGACGACCTGCTCGGTGAGCTTGGGACCGGCGAAGCGAACCCCGCCGAACGGGAGCCCCCCTGGCCCGGTGGAGCGAACCCCGCCGAACGGGAGAGCCCGTGA
- a CDS encoding ectoine synthase, which produces MIVRNLENVTTVDWGNGLSRRFLLEADGLGYSVTDTTVTAGTKSLLEYRSHLEACYCIDGSGEVVDLDGTTHRITPGTLYALDKHDAHYLIADPDADLRLVCVFSPALRGDERHSLDAAGPSAY; this is translated from the coding sequence ATGATCGTGCGCAACCTGGAAAACGTCACCACCGTCGACTGGGGTAACGGCCTCAGCCGCCGCTTCCTGCTGGAGGCCGACGGCCTCGGCTACTCCGTCACCGACACCACGGTGACGGCCGGTACCAAGTCGCTGCTCGAGTACCGCAGCCACCTGGAGGCCTGCTACTGCATCGACGGCTCCGGCGAGGTCGTCGACCTCGACGGCACGACGCACCGCATCACCCCGGGCACCCTCTACGCGCTCGACAAGCACGACGCCCACTACCTCATCGCCGACCCGGACGCCGACCTGCGCCTCGTGTGCGTGTTCTCGCCCGCCCTCCGGGGCGACGAGCGACACAGCCTCGACGCCGCCGGCCCCTCCGCTTACTGA
- a CDS encoding NmrA family transcriptional regulator yields MTTNEHITLVLGGTGRVGRRVTQRLIERGVNVRVGSRTGEPPFDWEDPSTWAGAVTGVKSAYLMYYPEVEWPGASDAIGAVARLAVDAGVDRLVLLSARNQDEAVRCEEAVTGLPVEWTIVAPASFNQNFDEGVFLEPLRHGVLALPAGDNADPFIDADDIADVVVAALTEDGHVGERYELTGPRLWTFAEGVAEIARATGRELRYEPITREQFADAIVNDGAPREFAEPLATLISEFFDGRNSSLADGVERALNRKPRDFADWVAEIAPTGVWKAI; encoded by the coding sequence ATGACAACAAACGAGCACATCACGTTGGTTCTCGGTGGTACCGGCCGAGTCGGCCGCCGGGTGACCCAGAGGCTGATCGAGCGAGGCGTGAACGTGCGGGTCGGCTCCCGCACCGGCGAGCCCCCGTTCGACTGGGAGGACCCCTCCACCTGGGCCGGTGCCGTCACCGGCGTCAAGTCGGCCTACCTGATGTACTACCCCGAGGTCGAGTGGCCGGGCGCCAGCGACGCCATCGGCGCCGTGGCCCGGCTGGCGGTCGACGCCGGCGTCGACCGCCTGGTTCTCCTGTCCGCCCGTAACCAGGACGAGGCCGTCCGGTGCGAGGAGGCCGTGACGGGCCTCCCGGTCGAGTGGACCATCGTCGCCCCGGCCTCGTTCAACCAGAACTTCGACGAGGGCGTGTTCCTCGAGCCGCTGCGCCACGGCGTGCTGGCCCTGCCCGCCGGCGACAACGCCGACCCGTTCATCGACGCCGACGACATCGCCGACGTCGTGGTGGCGGCCCTCACCGAGGACGGCCACGTGGGCGAGCGCTACGAGCTGACGGGTCCCCGCCTGTGGACCTTCGCCGAAGGCGTCGCCGAGATCGCCCGGGCGACGGGCCGCGAGCTCCGCTACGAGCCGATCACCCGGGAGCAGTTCGCCGACGCCATCGTCAACGACGGTGCCCCGCGCGAGTTCGCCGAGCCGCTGGCCACGCTCATCTCCGAGTTCTTCGACGGCCGGAACAGCTCGCTGGCCGACGGCGTCGAGCGTGCCCTGAACCGGAAGCCCCGCGACTTCGCGGACTGGGTGGCCGAGATCGCCCCCACCGGCGTGTGGAAGGCCATCTAG